A single region of the Salvia miltiorrhiza cultivar Shanhuang (shh) chromosome 8, IMPLAD_Smil_shh, whole genome shotgun sequence genome encodes:
- the LOC130999353 gene encoding uncharacterized protein LOC130999353, which produces MIAIARRNLSCLFANPNSFLCNSNAHFFPSIHFFSTWRVENPNPEIHDLLLNKYQFHPVLASLASSGLPKSSCPIRADSVVSFLKENGFTATQLQKVVAYFDYRVLGFTIETMNFKFNVFRNLGLCPKGIAKIISENPVILHSNYEKRIIPRLSTLKRLLGSDHDVARLLKRRSHFLLINLEETLLPNMEILKSYSIPMELIRLHLLQLRPRFFLLDPDTVRRSVVWTIEFGIPHTSAVFIQAANLFTHTSEEMWEVKAQTLRDLGFSDDDILTIFKKQPSVFSQSEEKMKNVTEHLLATGRYKISSIVTCPVALQCSVKKTLEPRLQILRLLESMSLIEKWPSLSAVARLQEVRFFDRFVKPYCDEIGERTHHNDVCRGLKEAKLCKQRSSSFAIGSSRFCSLSCCEFESIV; this is translated from the coding sequence ATGATTGCAATTGCACGCAGGAATCTCTCCTGTTTATTTGCAAACCCTAATTCATTTCTCTGCAACTCCAATGCTCATTTCTTCCCGTCAATCCATTTCTTCTCCACTTGGAGGGTGGAAAACCCTAACCCTGAAATCCACGATCTATTGCTCAACAAATACCAATTTCATCCTGTTTTAGCTTCACTAGCTTCATCGGGTTTACCTAAATCTAGTTGCCCCATAAGAGCTGATTCAGTAGTGTCATTCCTCAAAGAGAATGGTTTTACGGCTACTCAGCTGCAGAAAGTCGTCGCATATTTTGATTATCGAGTTCTAGGGTTTACTATTGAGACcatgaatttcaaattcaatGTATTCCGAAATTTAGGCCTTTGCCCCAAGGGGATTGCCAAGATAATATCCGAAAATCCGGTTATTTTACATTCAAATTATGAGAAAAGGATCATTCCCAGACTATCGACGCTAAAGCGCTTGCTGGGATCCGATCATGATGTGGCCAGACTTTTGAAACGACGCAGCCATTTTCTGTTAATCAATTTGGAGGAAACCTTATTGCCAAATATGGAAATCTTGAAGAGCTATAGCATTCCAATGGAGCTTATCCGTCTTCATTTACTCCAACTTCGCCCGAGATTTTTCTTGCTCGATCCGGATACTGTGCGGAGATCTGTAGTCTGGACCATAGAATTTGGGATCCCTCATACTTCAGCTGTTTTTATCCAAGCTGCGAATCTTTTTACTCATACGAGTGAAGAGATGTGGGAAGTCAAGGCGCAAACTCTCCGCGATTTGGGATTTTCTGATGATGATATACTCACAATATTTAAGAAGCAACCATCAGTTTTTTCACAATCTGAGGAGAAAATGAAGAATGTCACAGAGCATCTGCTTGCTACCGGTAGGTACAAGATATCGAGCATTGTCACTTGTCCAGTAGCACTCCAGTGTAGTGTGAAGAAGACGCTTGAGCCGCGTCTGCAAATACTTCGACTTTTGGAAAGTATGAGTCTGATTGAAAAGTGGCCATCTCTTTCCGCAGTTGCTAGATTACAAGAGGTTAGATTCTTTGACAGATTCGTTAAGCCTTATTGTGATGAGATTGGCGAAAGAACACATCACAACGATGTATGTCGAGGACTGAAAGAGGCGAAGCTTTGTAAGCAACGATCTTCGTCTTTTGCAATCGGAAGCTCAAGGTTTTGCTCCCTGTCTTGCTGTGAGTTTGAAAGCATAGTGTGA
- the LOC130999358 gene encoding uncharacterized protein LOC130999358, with the protein MIAVARRNLSCLFVNTNSFLCNSNAHLFPSIHFFSTWRVKNLIPNPKIYDLLVNKHQFPPDLASLASSGLPKSRSPLRVDTLLLFLKENSFTATQLQKLVICYPRILGFTIESINFKFKVFQNLGLSPKEIAKIISGRTSILHSSYENGIIPKLSTLKCLLGSDHDVARLLIRCSWFLSADLEKTLMPNMEILKSYSIPMERILYFLHLRPRCFVVKPDILQKSVVRAIEFGVPWTSGVFIQAVSLFTHTSKGMWEVKVQMIRDLGFSDDDILTIFRKQPLVFAQTEEKMKNVVEHLLATGRYKISSIVTCPAALGYSVKKRIEPRLQILRLLESRSLIEKWPKLSAVATLTEDRFFDRFVKPYCDEIGEEHITKIYVEGRKR; encoded by the coding sequence ATGATTGCAGTTGCACGCAGGAATCTCTCTTGTTTATTTGTAAACACTAATTCATTTCTCTGCAACTCCAATGCTCATCTCTTCCCGTCAATCCATTTCTTCTCCACTTGGAGGGTGAAAAACCTAATCCCTAACCCTAAAATCTACGATCTATTGGTCAACAAACACCAATTTCCTCCTGATTTAGCTTCACTAGCTTCATCGGGTTTACCTAAATCTAGAAGCCCCTTAAGAGTTGATACATTATTGTTATTCCTCAAAGAGAATAGCTTTACGGCTACTCAGCTGCAGAAACTCGTCATATGTTATCCTCGAATTCTAGGGTTTACCATTGAGAGcattaatttcaaattcaagGTATTCCAAAATTTGGGCCTTTCCCCCAAGGAGATTGCCAAGATAATATCCGGTCGTACGTCTATTTTACATTCAAGTTATGAGAATGGGATCATTCCCAAATTATCAACGCTAAAGTGCTTGCTGGGATCCGATCATGATGTGGCCAGACTTTTGATACGATGCAGCTGGTTTCTGTCAGCCGATTTGGAGAAAACCTTAATGCCAAATATGGAAATCTTGAAGAGCTATAGCATACCAATGGAGCGTATCCTTTATTTTCTCCATCTTCGCCCGAGATGTTTCGTGGTCAAGCCGGATATTTTGCAGAAATCTGTAGTCAGGGCTATAGAATTTGGGGTCCCTTGGACTTCAGGCGTTTTTATCCAAGCTGTGAGTCTTTTCACTCATACGAGTAAAGGAATGTGGGAAGTCAAGGTGCAAATGATCCGCGATTTGGGATTTTCTGATGATGATATACTCACAATATTTAGGAAGCAACCATTAGTTTTTGCACAAACTGAGGAGAAAATGAAGAACGTCGTAGAGCATCTGCTTGCTACCGGTAGGTACAAGATATCGAGCATTGTCACTTGTCCAGCGGCACTCGGGTACAGTGTGAAGAAGAGGATTGAGCCACGGTTGCAAATACTTAGACTCTTGGAAAGTAGGAGTCTGATTGAAAAGTGGCCAAAACTTTCAGCTGTTGCTACATTAACAGAGGATAGATTTTTTGACAGATTCGTTAAGCCTTACTGTGATGAGATTGGCGAAGAACACATCACAAAGATATATGTGGAAGGCAGAAAAAGATGA
- the LOC130998751 gene encoding probable disease resistance RPP8-like protein 2: MVGFGGCLDQLLDLLTGNQSSRQIISIVGMGGIGKTTLAKNTFENSIIKRQFDVRVWVSVSNDYNLSDIFLEALSHLKELTSTIEMDNERDEYRLGEPLYKGLTGRRYLIVLDDVWSVEVWDKIRFYFPDNGNRSSPHFHY, from the coding sequence ATGGTGGGATTTGGTGGCTGCTTGGATCAGCTCTTGGATTTGCTCACCGGAAATCAATCTAGCCGCCAGATCATCTCAATCGTTGGTATGGGCGGTATTGGTAAGACTACTCTGGCCAAGAATACTTTTGAAAATTCAATTATTAAGCGACAATTTGATGTCCGTGTTTGGGTGTCTGTTTCAAATGATTACAATTTGTCAGATATTTTCTTAGAAGCTCTTTCTCACCTAAAAGAACTCACTAGCACTATTGAGATGGACAATGAAAGAGATGAGTATCGATTAGGAGAACCATTGTATAAAGGCTTGACGGGTAGAAGATATCTGATTGTACTGGATGACGTGTGGAGTGTTGAAGTTTGGGATAAGATAAGGTTTTATTTTCCTGATAATGGGAATAGAAGTTCACCTCATTTTCACTACTAG
- the LOC130999311 gene encoding putative late blight resistance protein homolog R1B-16, with translation MAAYAALVSVMNIIEQMMSHPRLSTALDKKQIESLGAKADGLLELITNTNIDGGNKEASDLESQIASAAHAAEDVIESHIVDQIPAGSCQASHGCSLLDLQQIIEEMDGIMRKGAELKEKWRAREEQAAHDDMDVVEEKQPLTTTTGKASPVGLEDDVISIMDKLTIHQPKQQIISIVGMGGMGKTTLALNVYENSFIMEHFDIRAWATVSQQYSAKEIFSKLLSSIGQSGNENDLGLKLHQTLCGRRYLIVLDDIWSVEAWDEVRRYFPDNGNGSKIVLTTRLSDVASGCGSRSCITMKPLDEDKSWVLFCRSAFQQEHCPYPQLESVGNEIVRLCRGLPLSIVVIGGFLLKSPRTVGFWKEFAKNIKSIPNSTEKQEILDVLSLSYNHLPPHLKPCFLYMGIFREDSEIRASRIIKLWVAEGFIKPKRAQMLEEIAEGYLNDLVDRNLVLVGRHRSNGKIRSCRLHDLIRDLCLKVSEKDNFFCAERAPNNITKERRFICHDFIMSADGLKSAQLLRCLVCRGYKLPVVFKLLRVLTVASDCSTEDVMQNLNLRCLTFQPAISLVRLPSSISFIWNMQTLTSDAELVVAPIEIWSLSQLRHVECTQIYLPHPPPNDSVMGNLQTLTKAVNLRLSEEVCKRIPNTNKLHLIYDDELEGYDDCLFDHLHNLGSLRKLQSLKLVSTFANRSSCNADRLKCAFPVSLKKLSLKNCSLVWNDVTIIGSLPQLEALKLEDSVKGQNWSPVNGEFLRLRLLSIDSCDLRCWDADSSHFPVLKKLSLEGLKHLEEIPLDIGEIPTLEFISLHGCSESAEISVMKMKEEQESLGNEGLQVRIAMSKRQKINFRTLTLDYLYD, from the coding sequence ATGGCAGCTTATGCAGCTCTGGTTTCTGTGATGAACATCATTGAGCAGATGATGAGCCATCCTCGCCTTTCAACTGCTCTCGACAAGAAACAGATTGAATCCCTTGGGGCAAAGGCTGATGGCTTGCTCGAATTGATTACCAACACTAATATTGACGGAGGTAACAAAGAAGCATCAGATCTGGAGAGTCAAATCGCATCTGCAGCTCACGCAGCTGAAGATGTGATTGAATCGCACATTGTCGATCAAATTCCTGCTGGATCCTGTCAAGCAAGTCATGGATGCTCTTTGTTGGATCTGCAACAAATAATTGAAGAAATGGATGGTATAATGAGAAAGGGTGCTGAGCTCAAGGAGAAATGGCGAGCGAGAGAGGAGCAAGCTGCACATGATGACATGGATGTTGTGGAGGAGAAACAACctctcaccaccaccaccggaaAGGCTTCTCCGGTGGGACTCGAAGACGACGTGATCAGCATCATGGACAAGCTCACCATACATCAACCCAAGCAGCAAATTATCTCGATTGTTGGGATGGGCGGCATGGGTAAGACCACGCTTGCTctaaatgtttatgaaaattcaTTCATCATGGAACACTTTGACATTCGTGCTTGGGCTACTGTATCTCAACAATACAGTGCAAAAGAAATCTTTTCAAAACTTCTCTCTAGCATAGGGCAAAGTGGAAATGAAAATGATTTAGGGCTAAAGTTGCATCAGACTTTATGTGGTAGAAGATATCTGATTGTATTAGATGACATATGGAGTGTCGAAGCTTGGGATGAGGTGAGGCGTTACTTTCCTGATAATGGGAATGGAAGTAAGATCGTTTTAACTACTAGGTTGTCGGATGTGGCTAGTGGTTGTGGCTCTAGATCTTGCATCACAATGAAACCTTTAGATGAGGATAAAAGTTGGGTGTTGTTTTGCAGAAGCGCTTTCCAGCAAGAACATTGCCCTTATCCTCAACTAGAAAGTGTGGGAAAtgagattgttagattgtgcAGAGGACTACCCTTGTCAATTGTTGTGATTGGAGGGTTTCTTCTCAAATCGCCTAGGACTGTAGGATTCTGGAAGGAGTTTGCCAAGAATATAAAATCAATCCCCAATTCAACAGAGAAGCAAGAGATCTTAGATGTTTTATCTTTAAGCTATAATCACTTGCCCCCTCATCTGAAACCATGTTTTCTTTACATGGGGATTTTCCGGGAGGACAGTGAGATTCGTGCATCACGAATCATCAAACTTTGGGTTGCTGAAGGATTTATCAAACCGAAGAGAGCTCAAATGTTAGAAGAGATTGCAGAGGGGTACTTGAATGACTTAGTCGACAGGAATCTTGTTCTTGTTGGCAGACATCGATCTAATGGGAAGATTAGGTCTTGTCGACTTCATGATCTGATAAGAGATCTGTGCTTGAAAGTCTCTGAGAAAGACAATTTCTTCTGTGCCGAAAGGGCACCCAACAACATAACAAAGGAGCGTCGCTTCATATGTCATGACTTCATCATGAGTGCTGATGGTCTGAAATCAGCGCAGCTTCTTCGTTGTCTGGTATGCAGAGGGTACAAGCTTCCGGTTGTGTTTAAGTTGTTGAGAGTTTTGACTGTGGCTAGCGATTGTTCCACGGAAGATGTAATGCAGAACTTGAACCTGCGGTGCCTTACTTTCCAACCTGCAATATCCTTGGTGAGGCTtccttcttcaatatccttcatTTGGAACATGCAAACATTGACAAGTGATGCGGAACTTGTCGTTGCACCAATTGAAATTTGGAGCTTGTCACAACTTAGGCATGTGGAGTGCACACAGATTTATCTTCCCCATCCTCCTCCAAATGACTCTGTCATGGGAAACTTACAGACATTGACAAAAGCAGTAAATTTGAGGTTGAGTGAGGAGGTGTGTAAGAGAATTCCCAACACCAACAAATTGCATCTAATCTACGATGATGAGTTGGAGGGATATGATGATTGCTTGTTCGACCATCTCCACAATCTTGGCAGCCTACGTAAACTTCAATCACTAAAGCTAGTTTCCACCTTTGCTAACCGATCCTCATGCAATGCAGATCGGCTCAAGTGTGCATTTCCGGTATCTCTGAAGAAGCTGTCACTGAAAAACTGCAGTCTTGTCTGGAATGATGTAACAATCATTGGTTCTTTGCCCCAATTAGAAGCTCTCAAGCTAGAAGATTCCGTCAAGGGACAGAACTGGAGTCCGGTTAACGGGGAGTTTCTCCGCCTTAGATTATTGAGCATTGACAGTTGTGATCTGAGATGTTGGGATGCAGACAGCTCCCATTTCCCAGTTTTGAAGAAGCTTAGTCTGGAGGGATTGAAGCACTTGGAAGAGATCCCTTTGGATATTGGGGAAATTCCGACGCTTGAATTTATCAGTTTGCATGGTTGCAGTGAGTCTGCTGAAATTTCGGTAATGAAAATGAAGGAAGAACAAGAGAGTCTAGGAAATGAGGGCCTTCAAGTTCGAATAGCTATGAGTAAGAGACAAAAGATCAACTTTCGCACACTGACGTTAGATTATCTCTACGATTAG
- the LOC130999322 gene encoding pentatricopeptide repeat-containing protein At1g62670, mitochondrial-like translates to MFLGRIISNSSFNSSTLPFASLHSFLTKPRFNFYNLTHQIRYISPYPRFNLDNLSHQIRYFSAYPRFDFGSIREPNDAAALFREMVRTQPLPYASVFSKLLSTVVKMKQYSLALHLIDEMLQRHVPVNHYTLSIAIDCYCRQNRPDCGFAILGIFVKRGFQPTVVTFNTLLKGLLSIERIPEAAKLLGKLSAYQLCEPDEYTYSTIIHGLCKAGDLLQAIDLLCSLEKGKGSCKPNVYAYNIVIDGLCKDGKVNDALQLFSTLGDKGISPNVVIYSSIIEGLCKMRRMDEAEHVLKKMIADMVCPDVWTCNIFVDAWCRDGKVEDAEHMLISMKEIDVQPDIVTYNALMNGYCMLGKLDEAERIFQLALSSGMKPDIISYSSLMNGYCKEGRVDEVSHLFTIIPAQRLKRDVVSYTIMLEALFREGKCEDGLKLFKEMEALGLSPDVKTYSILLDGLCRAHRITQAFAMLHTMEDKGIIPNIVAYNILIEGLCNDNKVREAKDLFDKLPSKGLQPDVITCNILIGALCKEGQIKEGKDLFHELASKGLQPDVITYTILIGALCEKGQIEEAKDLMMQMVNNGCLPNSVTYNVFIQGLIKRNKMHDAVPLLEEMDSRGFALDKTAYSMLIEHVEREEGNCRYGSCERESVEGERGKGTQI, encoded by the exons ATGTTTTTGGGAAGAATTATCTCCAATTCTTCTTTCAATTCATCCACTCTCCCCTTTGCTTCACTACACTCGTTTCTCACCAAACCAAGATTCAATTTTTATAATCTCACCCACCAAATTAGATACATCTCCCCCTATCCCAGATTTAATCTTGATAATCTCAGCCACCAAATCAGATACTTCTCCGCCTACCCCAGATTCGATTTTGGATCTATACGTGAGCCCAACGACGCCGCCGCTCTATTTCGGGAAATGGTGAGGACGCAGCCGCTTCCTTATGCTTCTGTTTTCAGTAAATTGTTGAGTACTGTGGTCAAGATGAAACAATACTCTCTTGCCCTTCATCTGATCGATGAAATGCTTCAAAGGCATGTTCCTGTAAATCACTACACCTTGAGTATTGCGATTGATTGCTACTGCCGACAGAATAGACCTGATTGTGGGTTTGCGATCTTAGGCATTTTTGTCAAGCGTGGGTTCCAGCCTACTGTGGTAACCTTTAACACTCTACTCAAAGGTCTATTGTCGATTGAAAGGATCCCAGAGGCAGCTAAATTGTTGGGGAAGCTGTCGGCCTACCAACTCTGCGAGCCCGATGAGTATACGTATAGTACTATAATTCATGGGTTATGCAAAGCTGGAGATCTTCTACAGGCGATTGATTTGCTCTGCTCATtggaaaaaggaaaagggaGCTGCAAACCCAATGTCTATGCTTACAACATAGTCATTGATGGTCTATGCAAGGACGGAAAGGTGAATGATGCTCTCCAACTCTTCTCCACTTTGGGTGATAAGGGGATATCGCCAAATGTCGtgatatatagttcaataattGAGGGCTTATGCAAGATGAGAAGAATGGACGAGGCTGAACACGTTTTGAAGAAGATGATAGCTGATATGGTCTGCCCAGATGTGTGGACGTGTAATATCTTTGTGGATGCTTGGTGTAGAGATGGAAAGGTGGAAGACGCCGAGCATATGTTAATATCTATGAAGGAGATTGATGTTCAACCCGACATTGTCACATACAACGCATTGATGAATGGATATTGTATGCTAGGAAAACTGGACGAAGCTGAACGCATTTTCCAATTGGCACTGAGCTCTGGAATGAAGCCCGATATCATAAGCTACAGTAGCTTGATGAACGGGTATTGCAAAGAGGGGCGAGTCGATGAAGTTTCACATCTTTTTACCATAATTCCCGCTCAAAGATTAAAGCGAGATGTGGTTTCTTATACCATAATGCTAGAGGCCTTATTTCGTGAAGGCAAATGTGAAGATGGCTTGAAGCTGTTCAAAGAGATGGAAGCTCTAGGATTGTCTCCTGATGTGAAGACTTACAGTATCTTGTTGGATGGTTTGTGCAGAGCTCATCGTATTACTCAAGCTTTTGCGATGTTGCATACCATGGAAGACAAAGGCATCATTCCGAACATAGTAGCATACAATATTCTCATTGAGGGATTGTGCAACGACAACAAAGTCAGAGAAGCAAAAGATCTGTTTGACAAGCTTCCATCCAAAGGTTTGCAGCCTGATGTCATAACATGTAATATTCTCATTGGTGCACTTTGCAAAGAAGGACAGATTAAGGAGGGTAAGGATCTGTTCCATGAGCTAGCATCCAAAGGTTTGCAGCCCGATGTCATAACATATACAATCCTTATCGGTGCACTTTGTGAGAAAGGGCAGATAGAGGAGGCTAAGGATTTGATGATGCAAATGGTAAACAATGGTTGCTTGCCTAATAGTGTGACATACAATGTTTTTATTCAAGGTCTTATTAAAAGGAACAAGATGCATGATGCAGTACCACTGTTGGAAGAGATGGATTCAAGGGGATTTGCACTTGACAAAACTGCATATTCGATGTTGATTGAACATGTGGAAAGGGAAG AAGGTAATTGTAGATATGGATCTTGTGAGAGAGAAAGTGTTGAAGGTGAAAGAGGAAAGGGGACTCAAATATGA